Part of the Danio rerio strain Tuebingen ecotype United States chromosome 12, GRCz12tu, whole genome shotgun sequence genome, taaaattggggtgatatgatcatattttctagacctggtcagaactctggctgctgcattttgtactaattgaagtttgttaatagaggatgctgggcagccagcaaatagagcattacagtaatccagtctcgaagtcataaaagcatggactagcttttctgcatctgagatggatagcatatttcgtaatatttcccagatgaaagaaggcagtttttgtgacatgggatatatggttttcaaaagttagattgctaattgtctaatatgacacccagatcttttatagtagagctaaagctaactttgtatccctctaattgaagattgagttgcgagatctgctgtgtacaagatttaggcccaataaataataattctgttttgtcggagttgaagagaagaaaattgttggtcataatgtctttaatgtctttgatacactcagttagtttagacagttcagacgtctcgtcaggtttagttgaaatatataattgagtgtCATCTGCATAGCAATGAAAGTTGATCCCATGTCTTCCAATAATGTGTCCCAGTGGtaggtttctgtactgtgatgagctcTGAAAACCTGACTGAAagacttcaaaaatattgttcatctgcagaaaagagcataattgagtggaaacaactttttctattttagatataaatggaagatttgaaataggcctatagttagctaagttgttggggtctagttgcggtttcttaataataggcttaataacagctagcttgtaagagtttggaacatggtctatagataaagaagagctGATAATGTttagaagaggttctcctatagcaggtagcagctctttcagtaattttgttggaattgaatTCAGCATAcatgtagctggtttagagctatttataattttatctagctcttcctgttctatgattttgaagcagtgtaggttattattatgattcaatgaaatatttacaggatttggagtataagccggtgtagaaagtttggcatctcctattttctgtctaaagccttctattttatcactgaaaaaattcatgaagtcatcactactaatttgcggtgaaacactttgttccaaggatgaccgattatttgctaatttagagatggtgttaaataaaaatctagaattgttatgattattttctatcagtttgcgcaggtgctcggtcctggcagattttagagccctcctatagctggacatactgtctttgtacgcaattctaaagacctctaaattagtttttatccatttacgttccagggcgcgggttgctgttttgagcgcacgagtgtgactattataccatggtgtagttttaatctctctagccttttttaatttgatgggtgccacagtatttagtgtgctagtaaagatggcatccatactgctggttactacatcaagatcatttgagtttgcgggtgcattacgaaatagagagagatcaggtaagttatttataaattcatctttggttgacggaacaatagttctactagggcggagtattggagcgggtttgctgatttcaggtaaacacagcttatatagtaagaggtagtgatctgtaatatcatcactttgtggtataatgtttaatgtataatgtatgctttaagcgatgggttggacccacaaagttttgctttatcccaagtgagtgtattaaatccataaacgcgagccctaatgaatcgttagcgtcatctatgtggaagttaaagtcacctacaattagcattttatcagttttgactagtaagtcagaaataaaatcagaaaattattttagaaagttgacatagggtcctgggggtttatatatggtgattaaagctagagataacataggtttttgcatagtatctggaagctgaacattaagcgctaGTACTTcgaaggagctaaacataagtccgtttctctgattaacattaaggaaatcactaaatattgatgcaactccaccaccacgaccagtttgacaagcctcatgtttatataagaatcctggaggagttgcttcatttaagctaatatagtcattttgtttcagccaggtttcagtgagacagagtgcatgaagattgttttctgttattatttcatttatgataagtgctttaggtgcaattgacctgatgtttaggagaccaagctttacgaaatttgtattttcactttctactggtttttttggtttgattcttaatagattttttctggaacacacagtacgtttatttcttaatctaataatacgaggaacagacacagtctctataggattcgccagatatgcattactgatgtttaagtgggacgaacaaaagtctaggtggctataatgtgaattttgtgaatttttacctgctagtcagatggtgcgaagtaatctggagatgttgtccgacaggagttcagctccggctcgactggggtgcaggccgtcagcacggaagagcctaggacgctcccagaaaagattccagttattagcaaagagcaatttctgttctttacaccatgttaatagccattcattcagagcaaaaagtctactgaacctttcatttcctctgcggtaggtaggaagcggcccagaaacaatgatctgcgtggcgggcgaggtgcgtcgaaccgtctcgatcaggctcc contains:
- the LOC141376775 gene encoding uncharacterized protein isoform X4, with the translated sequence MSLASLSLCAGEASMEALELELEEVESQIRALLLRRTRLQGQRASLFVPNAKAASSSKIPTILGAAESPGAVVLQVGTNDTGLRQSEILKKDFRSLIETVRRTSPATQIIVSGPLPTYRRGNERFSRLFALNEWLLTWCKEQKLLFANNWNLFWERPRLFRADGLHPSRAGAELLSDNISRLLRTI
- the LOC141376775 gene encoding uncharacterized protein isoform X5, coding for MEALELELEEVESQIRALLLRRTRLQGQRASLFVPNAKAASSSKIPTILGAAESPGAVVLQVGTNDTGLRQSEILKKDFRSLIETVRRTSPATQIIVSGPLPTYRRGNERFSRLFALNEWLLTWCKEQKLLFANNWNLFWERPRLFRADGLHPSRAGAELLSDNISRLLRTI